A genomic region of Hippoglossus hippoglossus isolate fHipHip1 chromosome 8, fHipHip1.pri, whole genome shotgun sequence contains the following coding sequences:
- the rcn3 gene encoding reticulocalbin-3 isoform X3 — protein MMLLKSLVSLCILAAVAFAVPAQEKRIHHHADLSDHVHNDAHGFQYDHEAFLGKEEAKTFDQLTPDESKDRLAKIVDRIDTDKNGYVNHAELHYWIKHRQRRYIEENVNKNWNDYDQNQDGKIAWEEYKNTTYGYYLDEEFDDVEDKATYRSMLRRDERRFKTADRDGDGIATREEFTAFLHPEEFDYMKKLVVQETMEDIDKNGDGKINLNEYIGDMYTPENGESEPEWIQTERKQFAEFRDANKDGYLDGDEVAEWILPGEVDHADNEAKHLIHETDTDKDGHLSLSELLDKIDYIKTSTITDYGGMRVDDHDEL, from the exons ATGATGCTGCTCAAGTCACTCGTGTCCCTCTGCATCCTGGCTGCTGTTGCCTTTGCTGTCCCCGCTCAGGAGAAACGCATCCATCACCATGCTGATTTGAGTGACCATGTCCACAATGATGCTCACGGCTTCCAGTATGACCATGAGGCCTTTCTGGGCAAGGAAGAGGCCAAGACCTTTGACCAACTGACCCCTGATGAGAGCAAAGACAGATTAGC AAAGATTGTGGATCGCATTGACACTGACAAGAATGGCTATGTCAACCACGCAGAGCTGCACTACTGGATCAAACACCGGCAGAGGCGGTACATTGAGGAGAATGTGAACAAAAACTGGAACGACTACGACCAGAATCAGGACGGGAAGATTGCTTGGGAGGAGTACAAAAATACCACCTATGGATACTATCTGG ATGAGGAGTTTGATGATGTTGAAGACAAGGCCACCTATAGGTCCATGCTCCGCCGCGACGAAAGACGCTTCAAGACAGCTGACCGAGACGGTGATGGTATTGCTACACGGGAGGAGTTTACAGCCTTCCTGCACCCTGAGGAGTTTGATTACATGAAGAAATTGGTAGTGCAG gAGACGATGGAAGACATTGATAAAAATGGGGATGGCAAGATCAACTTAAATGAATACATTG GCGACATGTACACACCAGAGAATGGGGAGAGTGAGCCCGAGTGGATCCAGACAGAGCGGAAACAATTCGCAGAGTTCAGAGATGCCAACAAG GATGGCTACCTGGATGGTGATGAAGTGGCCGAGTGGATATTGCCAGGAGAGGTTGACCATGCTGACAATGAAGCCAAACACTTGATCCATGAGACAGACACGGACAAG GATGGCCATCTGTCTCTTTCCGAGCTACTGGACAAGATTGACTACATCAAGACCAGCACCATCACTGACTATGGAGGCATGAGGGTGGACGACCACGATGAACT
- the rcn3 gene encoding reticulocalbin-3 isoform X2, protein MMLLKSLVSLCILAAVAFAVPAQEKRIHHHADLSDHVHNDAHGFQYDHEAFLGKEEAKTFDQLTPDESKDRLAKIVDRIDTDKNGYVNHAELHYWIKHRQRRYIEENVNKNWNDYDQNQDGKIAWEEYKNTTYGYYLDEEFDDVEDKATYRSMLRRDERRFKTADRDGDGIATREEFTAFLHPEEFDYMKKLVVQETMEDIDKNGDGKINLNEYIGDMYTPENGESEPEWIQTERKQFAEFRDANKDGYLDGDEVAEWILPGEVDHADNEAKHLIHETDTDKDERITKKEIRANWNMFVGSQATNYGEDLTKRHDEL, encoded by the exons ATGATGCTGCTCAAGTCACTCGTGTCCCTCTGCATCCTGGCTGCTGTTGCCTTTGCTGTCCCCGCTCAGGAGAAACGCATCCATCACCATGCTGATTTGAGTGACCATGTCCACAATGATGCTCACGGCTTCCAGTATGACCATGAGGCCTTTCTGGGCAAGGAAGAGGCCAAGACCTTTGACCAACTGACCCCTGATGAGAGCAAAGACAGATTAGC AAAGATTGTGGATCGCATTGACACTGACAAGAATGGCTATGTCAACCACGCAGAGCTGCACTACTGGATCAAACACCGGCAGAGGCGGTACATTGAGGAGAATGTGAACAAAAACTGGAACGACTACGACCAGAATCAGGACGGGAAGATTGCTTGGGAGGAGTACAAAAATACCACCTATGGATACTATCTGG ATGAGGAGTTTGATGATGTTGAAGACAAGGCCACCTATAGGTCCATGCTCCGCCGCGACGAAAGACGCTTCAAGACAGCTGACCGAGACGGTGATGGTATTGCTACACGGGAGGAGTTTACAGCCTTCCTGCACCCTGAGGAGTTTGATTACATGAAGAAATTGGTAGTGCAG gAGACGATGGAAGACATTGATAAAAATGGGGATGGCAAGATCAACTTAAATGAATACATTG GCGACATGTACACACCAGAGAATGGGGAGAGTGAGCCCGAGTGGATCCAGACAGAGCGGAAACAATTCGCAGAGTTCAGAGATGCCAACAAG GATGGCTACCTGGATGGTGATGAAGTGGCCGAGTGGATATTGCCAGGAGAGGTTGACCATGCTGACAATGAAGCCAAACACTTGATCCATGAGACAGACACGGACAAG GACGAGAGAATAACCAAGAAGGAGATTCGGGCCAACTGGAACATGTTTGTGGGCAGCCAGGCAACCAATTATGGGGAAGATTTAACGAAGAGACATGATGAACTTTGA